In Horticoccus luteus, the following proteins share a genomic window:
- a CDS encoding TrmH family RNA methyltransferase: MPVEKITSLQNPRVKQLVKLRDRRPRDEAGVFLVEGYRQIRRALEKNIALTELYFSPDWFLGENELALIAQAEAAGAQTFELAKDAFAKVAYRERPDGLLAVAPQWRRTLNDVPSGPAPFLLVVEAIEKPGNLGTILRSADAAGCDAVIVCDPVTDVFNPNVVRASTGVLFSVPVIIADSEAVHAWLRARGIRAVATTPAATALYSDTDLRGPLAIVMGSEQYGLSEFWLQQADATVRIPMAGQADSLNVAMATIITLFEAVRQRAGR; encoded by the coding sequence ATGCCCGTCGAGAAGATCACCAGCCTCCAAAACCCGCGCGTGAAACAGCTCGTAAAGCTGCGCGACCGGCGCCCGCGCGATGAGGCCGGCGTGTTTCTCGTCGAAGGCTATCGGCAGATTCGCCGCGCGCTGGAGAAAAACATCGCGCTCACTGAACTCTACTTCTCCCCCGATTGGTTTCTCGGCGAAAATGAACTCGCGCTCATCGCGCAAGCCGAAGCTGCCGGCGCCCAAACCTTCGAGCTCGCCAAGGACGCGTTCGCCAAAGTCGCGTATCGTGAACGCCCCGACGGCCTCCTCGCCGTCGCTCCGCAATGGCGCCGCACCCTCAACGACGTGCCCTCCGGCCCCGCGCCCTTTCTTCTCGTCGTGGAAGCCATCGAGAAACCGGGCAACCTCGGCACCATTCTGCGCAGCGCCGACGCCGCCGGGTGCGACGCCGTGATCGTGTGCGATCCAGTCACCGATGTTTTCAACCCCAACGTTGTGCGCGCCTCGACCGGCGTGCTTTTTTCCGTGCCCGTGATCATCGCCGACAGTGAGGCCGTGCACGCGTGGCTGCGCGCCCGGGGCATTCGCGCGGTCGCCACCACGCCTGCCGCCACCGCACTTTACTCTGACACCGATCTGCGCGGCCCGCTCGCGATCGTCATGGGCAGCGAGCAATACGGACTCAGCGAATTCTGGCTGCAACAAGCCGATGCCACCGTGCGTATCCCCATGGCCGGCCAGGCCGATTCGCTCAACGTCGCCATGGCGACAATTATCACGCTGTTCGAAGCCGTGCGCCAACGCGCCGGGCG
- a CDS encoding class I SAM-dependent RNA methyltransferase, whose translation MGKKKRFNDQPFAYHAEIELEITTLTNLGAGLGRMPLRATDGAAETLWVVMVPFTLPGERVRARVFRNHKNFSEADLVTVLTPSPHRIAASCPLFGRCGGCQYQHLSYAEQLAWKRRQVEELLQHMVGVTFPVAAVIGSPREFGYRSKITPHFAAPRAAMTQPATTAAKQETTVPGAVPDSGAANGGTATAPATTNAPALPIGFLRQGTRFEIVDVPQCPIATPAINARLTEVRAEVRARATEGAFTRGATLLLREASGAVTTNYEAVITETIELPVGPGREGEDKRGGTRTLRLQFLARDFFQNNPFILPAFAAYVSAQAAATGARFLVDAYCGSGLFALAAAPAFERVAGVELSATSIDFARKNAAANHITNANFLAADAAAIFAGLDFPATETAVIIDPPRKGCDEAFLQQLFAFGPRAVVYVSCDPATQMRDLKQFLAAGYMLTAVQPFDLFPQTRHLECVITLRNIAG comes from the coding sequence GTGGGGAAAAAGAAACGGTTCAACGACCAGCCCTTCGCGTATCACGCGGAGATCGAACTGGAGATCACGACGCTGACGAATCTCGGCGCGGGCCTCGGGCGCATGCCGCTGCGCGCGACGGACGGCGCCGCCGAAACCCTGTGGGTGGTGATGGTGCCGTTTACGCTGCCGGGCGAACGCGTGCGCGCGCGGGTGTTTCGCAATCACAAGAATTTCTCGGAGGCGGATCTTGTGACGGTGCTCACACCTTCGCCGCACCGGATCGCGGCGTCGTGTCCGCTGTTCGGGCGCTGCGGCGGGTGCCAATATCAGCATCTCAGCTACGCCGAACAGCTCGCGTGGAAGCGCCGGCAAGTGGAGGAGTTGTTGCAGCACATGGTGGGGGTGACGTTTCCCGTGGCGGCCGTGATCGGCTCGCCGCGCGAGTTTGGTTACCGTTCGAAAATTACGCCGCACTTCGCGGCGCCGCGGGCGGCAATGACGCAGCCTGCGACCACCGCGGCGAAGCAGGAAACGACCGTGCCGGGAGCCGTGCCGGATAGCGGGGCGGCGAACGGAGGGACGGCGACGGCCCCGGCGACGACGAACGCACCGGCGTTGCCAATCGGTTTTTTGCGACAAGGAACGCGGTTCGAGATCGTGGACGTGCCGCAATGCCCGATTGCCACGCCCGCGATCAACGCGCGCCTGACGGAGGTGCGCGCGGAGGTGCGCGCGCGGGCGACGGAGGGCGCCTTCACGCGCGGGGCGACGCTGCTCTTGCGCGAAGCGAGCGGCGCGGTGACGACGAATTACGAAGCGGTGATCACGGAGACGATCGAACTTCCGGTCGGACCGGGCCGCGAGGGCGAAGACAAGCGCGGGGGAACGCGCACGCTGCGGCTGCAGTTTCTCGCGCGCGATTTCTTTCAGAACAACCCGTTTATTCTGCCGGCCTTCGCGGCGTATGTGAGTGCGCAGGCCGCAGCAACCGGCGCGCGGTTTCTGGTGGATGCGTATTGCGGGAGCGGGCTGTTCGCGCTGGCGGCGGCGCCGGCCTTCGAGCGCGTGGCCGGCGTGGAATTGAGCGCGACGAGTATCGATTTTGCGCGCAAGAACGCGGCGGCGAACCATATCACCAACGCCAATTTTCTGGCGGCGGACGCAGCGGCGATTTTTGCGGGTTTGGATTTCCCGGCGACGGAGACCGCGGTGATCATCGACCCGCCGCGGAAGGGCTGCGACGAAGCGTTTCTGCAGCAGCTTTTCGCCTTTGGGCCGCGCGCGGTGGTTTACGTTTCGTGCGATCCGGCGACGCAGATGCGGGATCTGAAACAATTTCTCGCGGCTGGCTACATGCTCACGGCCGTGCAGCCATTCGATCTCTTCCCGCAGACGCGG